From Xenopus laevis strain J_2021 chromosome 7L, Xenopus_laevis_v10.1, whole genome shotgun sequence, one genomic window encodes:
- the apoa1.L gene encoding apolipoprotein A-I L homeolog precursor, with product MKNLVLLAVLFLSGTQAKYFPWQHDEPRTPAQQVREVLESYVHKVRDLGRDAVSQLETSDLGKQLDLKITEKLDTFGANAMNLRKQINPYVENIREQVSKELEKELPIIKEKIRPVLESFQKRWAEDAKAYQEKISPLVAELQKQTKSNLDSLYKKITPIAEEIRDKVRVEVDSLRSNLTPYSDDVRQKLLQKLEELKANAGPKAEEYRAQLTQYIENFREKYGPLVQSIRERLVPHAEEARTNLAKIWENLRTKLRQDA from the exons ATGAAGAACCTAGTGCTACTAGCAGTACTGTTCCTTTCAG GAACACAAGCAAAGTACTTCCCTTGGCAGCACGATGAGCCTCGCACTCCAGCTCAGCAGGTACGAGAGGTGTTAGAGAGCTACGTACACAAGGTTCGTGACTTGGGAAGAGACGCTGTGAGCCAACTGGAGACCTCTGATCTTGGAAAACAACTCGA CCTGAAGATCACTGAAAAACTTGACACCTTTGGTGCCAATGCTATGAACCTGAGGAAGCAAATCAATCCCTATGTTGAAAATATCAGGGAACAGGTGTCCAAAGAGCTAGAAAAGGAGCTCCCAATAATCAAGGAGAAAATCCGCCCTGTCCTGGAATCTTTCCAGAAACGTTGGGCTGAAGATGCAAAGGCTTATCAGGAGAAAATCTCTCCCCTGGTAGCTGAGTTACAAAAGCAAACCAAGAGCAACTTGGATTCTCTGTATAAAAAGATCACTCCCATAGCTGAGGAAATACGGGACAAGGTGAGAGTGGAGGTTGACTCTCTTCGTTCAAACCTCACACCTTACAGTGATGATGTCAGGCAAAAGCTGCTCCAGAAACTGGAAGAGCTTAAGGCCAATGCAGGTCCCAAAGCTGAGGAGTACAGAGCCCAACTGACACAGTACATTGAGAATTTCAGGGAGAAGTATGGACCCTTGGTCCAGAGCATCAGAGAACGTCTGGTGCCCCATGCAGAGGAAGCCAGAACCAACCTGGCAAAGATTTGGGAAAATCTGAGAACCAAACTCCGACAGGATGCCTAA